The sequence below is a genomic window from Halolamina litorea.
ACGCCGTCGAGCGCTTCGAGTCGCGGATGGAGCGGTTCGACGAGTTCGTCCCCGAACTCCGGGCGTGGGGCCAGTCGCCGATCTACGCGATCGCGTGGCGGAACCTCTACGCCGAACTGATCGCCCAACTGTACGACCACGACGGCCTCGCCGAGGCGCTGGACCGCGAGCGCAACCAACGGCTCGTCGAGGACGGCATCCGGTTCGGGGGCCGATGAACGTCGAACTGCGCTTTTTCGCGACGTTCCGGAGCGCGGTCGGGCAGAAAGTCGTCGAGCGGGAGTACCCCGAGGGGACGACCATCGGCGACGTGCTTCGGGACCTGGAGGCCGAGTACGAGGGGCTCGCCGGCCAACTCATCGAGGGCGGCGACCTGCGCCCCCACATCAACGTCCTCAAGAGCGGTCGCGAGGCGCTGCACCTCGACGGGATGGCCACCGAACTGGAGGACGGCGACCGCCTCAGCGTCTTCCCGCCGGTGGCCGGCGGCTGATGCGCCGGCAGAAGGAGTTCCGCGGGATCTCGGTCCGCCTCGCGCGTAACTACCTCGAGAGCCTCGGCGGCGAGGCCGTCGGCGACGACGCCGTCGAGGGCGACGGCTGGCGGGCAAGCCTCTCGGCGGAGAAAGTCGGGATCGGTCCCACGCTCGAACT
It includes:
- a CDS encoding ubiquitin-like small modifier protein 1, whose amino-acid sequence is MNVELRFFATFRSAVGQKVVEREYPEGTTIGDVLRDLEAEYEGLAGQLIEGGDLRPHINVLKSGREALHLDGMATELEDGDRLSVFPPVAGG